The Euphorbia lathyris chromosome 2, ddEupLath1.1, whole genome shotgun sequence genome includes a window with the following:
- the LOC136217142 gene encoding peroxidase N-like, producing MVKQLVSTLLLFATILTLCSDVRSQLTTDFYSKSCPRVAQIVRKEVQNAIKFETRMAASLLRLHFHDCFVNGCDGSILLDGNDGEKFALANLNSTRGFEVVDSIKTALENQCSGVVSCADILAIAARDSVLLSGGPSWKVALRRRDGLVANQTLANLSLPSPFEGLDAIINKFLAIGLNITDVVSLSGGHTIGQAKCGTFNNRLFDFNQTGVADPTVESVLLSDLQSFCPLNGDANKITALDRNSTDLFDNHYFNNLLNNKGLLGSDQILYSSTEAVSTTKSIVESYSSNTKLFFDDFANSMLKMGNISPLTGSLGEVRRNCRLVN from the exons ATGG TTAAGCAACTTGTATCAACGCTTTTGTTATTTGCAACAATTTTAACGTTATGTTCGGATGTCAGATCCCAATTAACAACAGATTTCTACTCAAAATCGTGTCCTAGAGTTGCTCAAATAGTTCGAAAAGAGGTTCAAAATGCTATCAAGTTTGAAACGCGAATGGCTGCCTCTTTACTCCGACTTCATTTCCATGATTGTTTTGTTAAT GGGTGTGATGGATCAATATTGCTGGATGGAAATGATGGAGAAAAGTTTGCACTAGCTAATCTAAACTCAACAAGAGGATTTGAAGTGGTGGACTCTATCAAAACTGCTTTGGAAAATCAGTGCAGTGGAGTTGTATCTTGTGCTGACATACTAGCCATTGCTGCTCGGGATTCTGTGCTCTTG AGTGGAGGACCATCATGGAAAGTAGCGCTTAGAAGGAGAGATGGATTGGTAGCTAACCAGACATTGGCAAATCTCTCACTGCCTTCTCCATTTGAAGGACTTGATGCTATCATTAACAAGTTTTTAGCTATTGGCCTCAACATCACTGATGTTGTTTCCTTATCAG GTGGTCATACAATAGGTCAAGCAAAATGTGGCACCTTCAACAATAGATTGTTTGACTTCAATCAGACTGGTGTTGCTGATCCAACTGTAGAATCAGTTCTTCTATCTGATCTGCAAAGTTTCTGTCCATTAAATGGAGATGCAAATAAGATAACAGCCCTTGATAGGAACTCAACCGATCTATTCGACAATCATTATTTCAACAACTTGTTAAATAACAAAGGACTTTTGGGTTCTGATCAGATTCTATATTCCAGTACTGAAGCTGTTTCCACAACCAAAAGTATTGTTGAAAGTTACAGCAGTAATACCAAGCTTTTCTTTGATGACTTTGCAAATTCCATGCTCAAAATGGGAAATATTAGTCCTCTCACGGGCTCTCTTGGAGAGGTTAGAAGGAACTGCagacttgttaattaa